A section of the Epinephelus moara isolate mb chromosome 3, YSFRI_EMoa_1.0, whole genome shotgun sequence genome encodes:
- the LOC126388006 gene encoding vascular endothelial zinc finger 1-like isoform X2 — translation MEPSWSTFLFQQANEALHHQHHVAQNSLLPLLNAGTEQIDQKPILPIQIDQKPPSSAAELLKDNVASGGGARPPVPVIKKEHKGKTPFVCGYCNKAFRDSYHLRRHESSHTGIKMVSRPKKTAQTAPTMVPMISTMPRENNGNPSYISTVAGILSTATTSVSSGTSIMTQSAMGNVPQQNVPKKPAKPVKKNHGCEMCGKAFRDVYHLNRHKLSHSDEKPFECPICQQRFKRKDRMTYHVRSHDGGVHKPYVCSVCGKGFSRPDHLSCHVKHVHSSERPFKCQVTACTSAFATKDRLRSHMIRHEGKVTCSICGKMLSAAYITSHLKTHGQTNFNSCNKATPVTISAPITSAMNRGHSNNPVTIAAQMNISTNTVNITSPISLQHPVTITGPVNIASVNIPATAPMNIAHPVAITTPMPMNMAGPLNIAMRPVDSMPFLSQVLPSSPPW, via the exons CAGGCCAATGAAGCcctccaccaccagcaccaTGTGGCCCAGAACAGCCTGCTGCCACTGCTTAACGCAGGAACTGAACAAATCGACCAGAAGCCTATCCTGCCCATCCAAATAGACCAGAAGCCCCCTTCCAGTGCTGCTGAGCTCCTTAAAGACAATGTGGCCAGCGGAGGAGGTGCACGGCCGCCAGTGCCTGTGATAAAGAAGGAACACAAAGGCAAAACGCCGTTCGTCTGTGGCTACTGCAACAAGGCCTTCCGTGACAGCTACCACTTGCGGCGTCATGAGTCCAGCCACACAGGTATCAAGATGGTGTCGCGGCCAAAGAAGACCGCCCAGACGGCCCCCACCATGGTCCCCATGATCTCTACCATGCCACGAGAGAACAACGGCAACCCTTCCTACATCTCCACGGTAGCGGGAATCCTCTCCACAGCGACCACCTCGGTTTCCTCAGGCACAAGTATCATGACACAATCGGCAATGGGCAACGTGCCACAGCAAAATGTCCCTAAGAAACCCGCCAAACCCGTCAAGAAAAACCACGGGTGTGAGATGTGCGGCAAAGCCTTTCGTGATGTCTACCACCTGAATCGCCACAAGCTGTCCCATTCAGATGAGAAGCCTTTTGAGTGCCCCATCTGCCAGCAACGCTTTAAAAGGAAGGACCGAATGACCTACCATGTTCGCTCTCATGACGGGGGAGTCCACAAGCCCTATGTATGTTCTGTATGTGGGAAAGGCTTTTCCAG gCCAGACCACTTGAGCTGCCACGTGAAGCATGTGCATTCTTCAGAAAGACCGTTCAAATGTCAAGTAACG GCCTGTACCTCTGCTTTCGCCACCAAAGACAGACTCCGTTCCCACATGATCAGGCACGAAGGCAAGGTCACCTGTAGCATCTGCGGGAAGATGCTGAGCGCAGCCTACATCACCAGCCATTTGAAGACTCACGGGCAGACCAACTTTAACTCCTGTAACAAAG CTACACCTGTGACCATCTCGGCCCCCATCACCTCAGCGATGAACCGGGGCCACTCCAACAACCCCGTCACCATAGCCGCACAAATGAACATTAGCACCAACACGGTCAACATCACATCTCCAATCAGCCTCCAGCACCCAGTCACCATCACTGGGCCAGTCAACATTGCCTCCGTCAACATCCCCGCCACGGCACCCATGAATATCGCCCACCCAGTCGCAATAACGACCCCCATGCCTATGAATATGGCTGGCCCGCTCAACATCGCCATGAGGCCAGTGGATAGCATGCCTTTTCTGTCCCAAGTCTTGCCTTCTTCCCCgccctggtaa
- the LOC126388006 gene encoding vascular endothelial zinc finger 1-like isoform X1, with protein MEPSWSTFLFQQANEALHHQHHVAQNSLLPLLNAGTEQIDQKPILPIQIDQKPPSSAAELLKDNVASGGGARPPVPVIKKEHKGKTPFVCGYCNKAFRDSYHLRRHESSHTGIKMVSRPKKTAQTAPTMVPMISTMPRENNGNPSYISTVAGILSTATTSVSSGTSIMTQSAMGNVPQQNVPKKPAKPVKKNHGCEMCGKAFRDVYHLNRHKLSHSDEKPFECPICQQRFKRKDRMTYHVRSHDGGVHKPYVCSVCGKGFSRPDHLSCHVKHVHSSERPFKCQVTACTSAFATKDRLRSHMIRHEGKVTCSICGKMLSAAYITSHLKTHGQTNFNSCNKEGNGVCNSSSATPVTISAPITSAMNRGHSNNPVTIAAQMNISTNTVNITSPISLQHPVTITGPVNIASVNIPATAPMNIAHPVAITTPMPMNMAGPLNIAMRPVDSMPFLSQVLPSSPPW; from the exons CAGGCCAATGAAGCcctccaccaccagcaccaTGTGGCCCAGAACAGCCTGCTGCCACTGCTTAACGCAGGAACTGAACAAATCGACCAGAAGCCTATCCTGCCCATCCAAATAGACCAGAAGCCCCCTTCCAGTGCTGCTGAGCTCCTTAAAGACAATGTGGCCAGCGGAGGAGGTGCACGGCCGCCAGTGCCTGTGATAAAGAAGGAACACAAAGGCAAAACGCCGTTCGTCTGTGGCTACTGCAACAAGGCCTTCCGTGACAGCTACCACTTGCGGCGTCATGAGTCCAGCCACACAGGTATCAAGATGGTGTCGCGGCCAAAGAAGACCGCCCAGACGGCCCCCACCATGGTCCCCATGATCTCTACCATGCCACGAGAGAACAACGGCAACCCTTCCTACATCTCCACGGTAGCGGGAATCCTCTCCACAGCGACCACCTCGGTTTCCTCAGGCACAAGTATCATGACACAATCGGCAATGGGCAACGTGCCACAGCAAAATGTCCCTAAGAAACCCGCCAAACCCGTCAAGAAAAACCACGGGTGTGAGATGTGCGGCAAAGCCTTTCGTGATGTCTACCACCTGAATCGCCACAAGCTGTCCCATTCAGATGAGAAGCCTTTTGAGTGCCCCATCTGCCAGCAACGCTTTAAAAGGAAGGACCGAATGACCTACCATGTTCGCTCTCATGACGGGGGAGTCCACAAGCCCTATGTATGTTCTGTATGTGGGAAAGGCTTTTCCAG gCCAGACCACTTGAGCTGCCACGTGAAGCATGTGCATTCTTCAGAAAGACCGTTCAAATGTCAAGTAACG GCCTGTACCTCTGCTTTCGCCACCAAAGACAGACTCCGTTCCCACATGATCAGGCACGAAGGCAAGGTCACCTGTAGCATCTGCGGGAAGATGCTGAGCGCAGCCTACATCACCAGCCATTTGAAGACTCACGGGCAGACCAACTTTAACTCCTGTAACAAAG AGGGTAACGGAGTCTGCAATTCTTCCTCAGCTACACCTGTGACCATCTCGGCCCCCATCACCTCAGCGATGAACCGGGGCCACTCCAACAACCCCGTCACCATAGCCGCACAAATGAACATTAGCACCAACACGGTCAACATCACATCTCCAATCAGCCTCCAGCACCCAGTCACCATCACTGGGCCAGTCAACATTGCCTCCGTCAACATCCCCGCCACGGCACCCATGAATATCGCCCACCCAGTCGCAATAACGACCCCCATGCCTATGAATATGGCTGGCCCGCTCAACATCGCCATGAGGCCAGTGGATAGCATGCCTTTTCTGTCCCAAGTCTTGCCTTCTTCCCCgccctggtaa